The DNA window AGGGATGAGAAGAGGTCCAACACCTAAGATGAGAACGATGGGTCACCGACCAAGAACAGTCACCAGAAAGGAGGTGAGGTAGGGGTTAGGCGTGGCACCCGATGGCTCCCCGTCCGAGACTGTCCGAAAACTCCGGATTCGGTGTCCGAAATGAGCGAAATGTGCACTCTCGCCAGGATTGAGTGGATTCTCTCGTTCCATTTTCCAAAGTGAGGAGGTGTTTGCTCCCCTGGTCATCGACTCCGATGACCACAAGCACGCAGAGCTTGGGGTTATCCCCTCTGATCTCTTGGTAGATGCCGTCGGCGTAAATGTAGGAGAAGGTATCTCTAGAGAGGCCACGCTTCTTCCATTCGTCGGACTTGGTCTTCCACTCGACTTTGAGGGAGGAGACGATGCCCCATTGTCAACGATTGGGTGTCAGCTTCTTGGCTCGCTCGCCTTGGACAAGCTTTAAGAACTTAGGCTTTATCGCGTTCTGAGATTCCCTTCAGGTAGGCATAGGCGACCCAGGCATCGATGGACTTGGATCTGCGTAGGTAGGGAGGAATGAGTTTGGATGAGAAGTTGATCGACCCATCGCCGTCACGAGAGCGGATTCTTGGTACCTCAACTTCGCTCGTCACCGATCGCGGTGGTGATGGATCGCTCGGGGAGGTAGCCATTGCGCACTACGTCCCTACCGGCACTCTTGAGCTCGTTTACCATCTCAGTCACCTCTACCTCAAGAGCGGTAGCGATCAGATGCCTGGCATGAACGCGCAACAGCTCGGTTACCGCATCAGTTACGGCGTAGGTGTGGAGTGGTGAACCCTATCTGATCCACTCCTAATTGTGAGAGGACCGACCATAATAGATACGGGAAGCATGTTTTGAAGTGAAAACCGATCCGGCTTTATTAGCGACCAGTTATGGTGGACGCTAGACATATGCCGGGCCATCTTGACGCTGGGGAGCAACAGGTGTTGTCCAGTCCGGATGTGGTTGAGAGCTTTGCTACGCCTGACATGGCTACCAATTTGTGTCACAGAAAATGTCACGGAATTCTGAACAACCATGAGTGTTCTCGACAACTGTTGAACACAATACCTGCTCTGAGCTGCGCTGATGCAAACTCATGACCTCGATTGAAGAGCTCAAGAGCCAACTACGGATTAGATGGAAGTGTATGATCATAGCCCTGGGCGCACCGCCGCCTCTGCCGGCCGTCACGATGAAACCCCAAGGCAAGTATCTGTGCAATCCAACCCAAGGGCATCTCAAGAACCCAAAGCGCAATCCACCTATCCACTCAGCGATAGGTGGATCGCTGAATATAATTGAATCTCTACAATTGACGACCCACCGGACCACGCCTCCTGGCATAATCGGAGCCACGTCAGTCACCGACTGCGCCACAGCCTCGCTGCACAAACTTCAGGTTGCCAGAAGGAGGGAGAGCAGAGAGTAGACGGCGTAATCCTGGTGGGATTGCAGGAATCGGACCAATCGGCTCCAGGAGAACTGAGATAGTCAGCCCCTCTCAGCCTTCACGCCGCGACGTCCTCAACAAGCAATAACTAGCACAACCGTAAAGGAAAACACCTATGTCTGACGCTGTGTGCCCGACCGAGGCAAGGCCGCCTGGAATCCATTCATATCACTGGGACTCTTCGCTCCAACTCTTGATACAGGTGGACGTCAACATCACTCCATTCACTCGACTCGCTACCGGACACGTCAGCCTATCCCGGCTACCATAGGCAACCGGATAGGCAACCGCTGAAGAGTACGAAGGTGGAAGACAATTGATTTCTAGCCTCTGACCTGGATATTTATGGTCGGGCTGGGGAGATTTGAACTCCCGACCTCTTGACCCCCAGTCAAGCGCGCTAACCAAGCTGCGCCACAGCCCGTGCCCCCATTCTAACGAGAACATGGGGCCACGAAGTCACGTCTATCGGAATCAGCCTCGGTCTCTGTTGTGGGACCCGAAGCATCCAGATATTACAACTCTTCACGCACTCCGAACCGTCGCCTCGAATCGTCAGCGGTGCCTTCAGTGGCGACAAGAATCCCAGACAATCGATTGGAGATCTCCATAGTCGCCTCCTCTTGCTGTTCTGTAGCACTATTGATGCGAAGCAGCATTTCACGTACCTGTCGATTAGCGGTCAATATGTCTTCAAGCGCTATCGCAGCAGCCTCTGCATTCGTAGCGCCACGAAGGGCCTCTTGAAAGCTCTCCTCGAATCCCTCACTCACCTCGATAGTGCCATTTCGGACTTCAGCGATACGACCCGCAATCTCAGATGCTGCACCCCGTGCTCGACTTGCTAGTTGACGCACTTCATCCGCAACGACCCCGAATCCCCTACCCGCCGCACCAGCTCGCGCGGCCTCGATAGCAGCATTAAGTGCAAGAAGATTTGTCTGATCAGCTATCCCTTGTATAGTGGACACCATCGCATCGATCAACTTAGTTTTCTCGGAAAGACGCGCTAGTGTAGCCGAGGTCTCAGTCATGCGTCTTGAAATCTCGTCTATAGCTCCTTTAGCGGCGAAGAAGATATCACGGCTCTCGGCGGCCTTACCATTAACTGACTCCGCCGCCTCCTTGACCACCCTTGTGTTAGCCGCAACTTCGCCGGCGGTTACAGAGAGCTCCTCCACTGCAGCCGCGATCTGGCTAACCGCCTCGGTAACGACCGAAGATCGGTGCAAGTCGGACTCTCGGCGCTGTTGGTCGTCGCGCACCCGTAGCGATACTTCGCGCCACTGCACAACAAAACAATCCTCCGACTGGTTCTCGGTATTCTTCAGCAGGAGAACCTTGGCAACGAACTGGCGATCACCAGCTTGATAATCGAGTTCAACATGATCTTTTACTTGTCCTGCAAGCAACCGCTGTAGTTGCCGGCGAATACGGTCGGAGTCATCAAAAAGCTGCACGAGTGTCGCGTTACCGCCAGCAGAACCAAGTTTAAGTTGCCGTTCGGCTTGGGGGCTAACGTAAGTGATACGCGCTTCGGAATCCGGAGTTGCCAGCACCACGAGCGCATCAAGGCGATCGAGAACCTCCCTCCCAATCGCAGTCGAACGTCTCAGGCCAGCAAAACCTCTTCCCATATAACGATCATCGGCACGATTCAGAAGAGCTTGATTCAAGGAGTAGAACGTTAGGCGAAACAGGTGAGTGGGCCACCGTTATAGGTCACCATGTCCGCAAAGGCCATCGCTACATCCATAGTACCACCCGACTCGGTTCCTGATAGCTCGGCCATCGCTCTGTGCAAGTTTCCTACGATACGCTCTTGATTATGCCAGTCGGCAAACTCGCCCAAATCGGAGTCGTAGGCAGCCTCGAGTGGGGTGATCGCTGCATCGATGGCCCGCTCGGCCAAGTCAAGAACAAAACGCAGGTAGCGTTCCACATCGTCGAACACACCCATCGCACAAATCTCACCATGTCCCGGCACTACCGTCTCAACATCAAGCAAACGCAACTCGCCAAGGCAAGCGAGCCAGCCTCGCACCGAACCCATGAGCGCAAAAGGAGTCCCACCCTCAAAGGCGAGATCACCTGCGAATAGGAGACGATCATCTGGAAAATAGACGACACAGTCGCCCAATGTATGCGCCGGGTAACCCAAGTGGCGAAGCTCTACCCTACGCCCACCTACCTCGAGTGTCAGCTCTCGAGCGAAGGTGATGTCGGGTGGTCTGAGTTCGATCTCACCCCAGTCGACAGCTGTGAACAATCCTGCTGGTGGCACCGCGAAACCCTGTTTCAATTCGTCCCGTACTGCAGCATGGCTGATCAGAAAGCTCGGATCTATAAACGCATTCCCATTGGTATGGTCGCCATGGTGATGGGTAGCCACCATCCCAACTCGATCGCCCACTCCTAGGCGACGTGCCTCAGCAACCAGGGCCTTAGTCCGAGTAATAGTCGCGGCAGAATCTATCAGGTACGAGAGCTTACGATCAGGAATGATTCCTGCATTGTTGAGATACCAGGATCCATCTCGCTGTAGGTAGGCAAAGACTCCCTCCCCCACCTCCACCGTCTTGGTATCCTTGCCCCTGGATCGAACTGTAGCAGACTGAGAGACGTCCAGGTGACTAGCGGTTGGTCCGCTGGGAGAATTGGATTTAGCTGTCATGGCGGCTTAGCACTATGGAGATATGACTCATGATGCTATAGAACGTGATGGAGCCAGAGAATCAGTTGAACCAGCCTGTAGGTCAAGTACAGAACCGTTGCCACTATCAAAAGCTTGAAGTGCCATGGCTTTTTCTTTGGAGCCGCGATAACCGTCCCACAACCAGGACAATGACCCTCACGGTCAATCTCCTCTGAGTCTTGAAAACGTTCACAACTCTCGCACCAAGGCATAACTCAAGTCTAACCGCAAGTCTGGTCCAACATCTAGACCGGCGGCACTCCATGTCGCCGACTCGAGAAGGCACGGTCGCGCCGACCCGCGCGACTGAAGCGGGCGATAAGCTCCTGGCGCAAAAAACGACCCTCTATAATCGCGTCAACTACCAGGTCACTAGCCAGACGAAGGAGATCAACATCCTTCTCGTACTCCTCTCGTTTGGCCCGGATAAACTCCGCTCGTTCCTCGGGGTCCTCGATGCTGGCAATCTTGTTGTAATACACGGCGTTCACCGCTGGCTCCGGACCCATCACAGCTATAGCCGCAGACGGCAGTGCTATCGTCGCCTCTGGAGAGAAACCGGGTCCACACATGGCGTAGAGTCCAGCCCCATAGGCCTTGCGGACGATCACCGATATTTTGGGCACCGTAGCCTCGGCTACAGCAGTGATCATCTTGGCACCATGTCGAATGATCCCCTGACGTTCAACCTCTGATCCGATCATAAAGCCTGGAACATCCGCTAAGAAGAGAAGTGGGATATTGAAGGCATCGCAGTTCCAGATGAACCGAGCCGCCTTGTCGGCCGAATCTACAAACAACACTCCGCCCTTTGACATCGGATTGTTCGCTACTATGCCGATGGTCGCTCCATCTAAGCGAGCAAAGCCAACCAAGATCTCGGTGGCAAAGAGCGGCTTGATCTCGAAAAAGCTGCCGGCGTCGACTATAGAGTTGATGACCGCATGCATGTCATACCCCTGTTGTGGCTGCGATGGAATCATCGAGTCGTCAAACTCAACCACAGGATCTATACCCTCCTCGCGTGGAGGATCGTCTTCGTAACACCTTGGAAGATACGAAAGGTAGGCTCGCGCGGCAACAATTGCCGCCTCATCATCTGTCACCAGGTTGTCACCACAGCCCGAGACCGAGGCGTGCATCCTTGCACCCCCCATTTCGTCGAGGGTAACTCGCTCGCCGATCACCACCTCAGCCATTCGTGGCGAACCAAGGTACATAGAGGCGTTCTTCTCTACCATAAAAACCACATCACAAAACGCAGGAATATAGGCACCCCCGGCGGCAGATGGGCCAAATAGGCAACATATCTGCGGGACTCGACCAGAGAGTCTTACCTGGTTCGCAAAAATCCTACCGGCACCTCTACGACCAGGGAAAAGGTCAACTTGGTCTGTGATCCGGGCTCCAGCCGAGTCGACCAGATAGAAAATAGGTAACGACTGCGCATAGGCAAGCTCGGTAATCCGAATAATCTTCTCAACCGTACGAGCTCCCCAAGATCCAGCCTTGACGGTCTGATCATTGGCCATGATCGCTACTGGACGACCATCGATCACCCCAGTGCCTGTGATCACCCCATCTGCAGGGAGGCTGGGATCGCGCTCGTTCGCGAAGAGACCATCCTCGCGGAACGAACCCTGGTCGACAAGGAGAGAGATCCGCTCGCGAGCATGGAGCTTCTCAGACTTCTGAAGCTTGTCTTCTACGGATTTTGGCCATCCGTACTTGATCTGTTCTGCACGCGTAACTACCCGTTCGCTCATCCTTCTCCTACCTCCCAGTCGATCTGCTGCCCTCATTCCGAGCAAAGCCCTCAGTTAAGTTAATCCCTGCGTCGCACACGAAGTTTTACCGGAGTTGAGCCCAACTTGTATTGGTCACGAATCCGATTCTCCAAGAACTTGAGGTATGACGCCGTCAACGGCTTGCTAGTGAACAGGGTAAACGTAGGAGGTTCGGTAGCACCTTGAACTATGTAAAGAATACGACCCTCTCGCGGCGGGTTAGCTCCCTGCAGAGAACGGAGAAAGCGATTAAGTTCGCCGGTCGGCACCCTAGATCTATAGGCAGTTTGAGCCTCGAAGATCTTAGGTAGGAGACGGTGCACGCCCTTGCCACTCTGAGCAGAGATACGCATAGGTTCAACACCCGTAAGGAACGAGAGTCGATCACTTACCTGCGCATTCACCATCAACCGCGCATCATGGTCGAGGAGATCCCATTTATTGAGAACTAGAACAATAGGAGATCCTGCCAGGTCGATTCGCTCTGCAAGACGCTGATCCCAACCGGTTACTCCCGTGGTCGCATCGACTACCAGGATCGCGACGTTACAACTATCGATGGCCCTCAAGGTCCTCACCATCGAGTAGTACTCGGTAGCCTCAGCGTATCGAGACCGTCTGCGCAGACCTGCGGTATCAAAGAAACGAACCGGGCCCATCTCGGTCTCGATCACGGTATCGATGGTATCAACCGTGGTCCCCGGTCGGTCATAGACCACCGCTCGTTCCTGCCCGACGACGCGGTTGAACAGCGTCGACTTGCCGGCGTTCGGGCGCCCGACTATGGCCACCGTTAGTTCAAGCGCCTCGACTCGGACTGCATCGGTAAGTGGGAGATCCTCCTGCTCATCTTCGTCTACCCGATCGTCAAAGACGGGCATCTCACCGGGAGCATCGTTCGCGAATCCTCCGGTTAGTTCACCCAATGCATCTAACAAGTCACCAGTGTTGCGACCATGCATGGCTGAGATCGCCACTGGATCACCAAATCCAAGCTGGAGGAACTCGTAGATCTGTGCATCATAGCGTTCGTGATCTACCTTGTTGGCGACTAACACTGTCGATCCTGGGCGACGGTGGAGCATCTTGGCGACGTCGAGATCCTCATCGGTTACACCAGTGCGGACATCGACCATGAAAAGCACTACATCAGCCTCGCGCACTGCTCGCTCGGCCATCTTTGACACCTTTAGATCCAGCGCATCGCCTTTGCCAAGCCAACCACCGGTATCCATAAACTCGAATACCCGGCCTCGCCAACGTGTCTCGCCGACCTTTAAATCACGCGTAACTTTTGCTCGTTCTTCGACGACCGCTACTCGCCTACCGACCATCCGGTTAAACAGCGATGACTTCCCGACGTTCGGGCGCCCGACGATTGCGACTTTGGTCACCTCAGCCACGTGCTCCTCCAATCAATGGAAAGGTTGTTCCTTGGAGCGCCGCCGCCAACGAGGCGCCATCTGTCGGTACCACCTCAACCTCTCGTGGCAGTTCTCGAGCATCAAGACCATCTATGAAACGCCCCTCGCTAAGACAGACATCTGGCAGAAGCAGTCGGTCGTAGTCGGTAGTGGCAATAGCGCGGGCAACATCTTGACCACTCATTAATCCAGTCACTGCGATGTTTCCTCCAAAAAACTCATTAGTCACCTCGATGACGTCGACAGGTGCCTGACCCTTCGATTCGAAGACTCGCCCAAGTGCTAGCTTGCCATAGGTCGAGGTGACGATAGCCACCGACACCGCCCCAGCCGATCGTCGTTGGCCAAAACCCTTCGGACGAAACCGGACGGCGCGATAGCCTAGCGCAGGCGCTCCATCGATCGAGGAGAAGAAGCCAGAGTGACCCGCCGACTTTGTGCGTTCTAGCAACGCAAACTCGCGTTCAAACGCTCGCGTCACTCCAACCCCGTTCTCGAGCTGTTCGAAATCGGCGTAGCTGGAGTAGGGAGGAAACTCCATCTCGCCCAACAGATAGAACTCGTCGGAGCAGTAGACCATCGTCTTTCCAAGCATCGCCTGAGCAACATCGGAGAACTCCTCCACCGTCGCTATCGCCTCCCTAGCCTCTTCCTTAGTCATCGGACGCATCCTTGGCTCCTTGGTGTACTTAGATACACCCAACGGAACAACGCCAACCGAGGCGAGCTTTGGGAAGCGGAGCAGAATATCGGTCAACGTTGCGCGCAGTCGATCACCATCGTTTATCGCTGGTGCCAGTACAATCTGGCCATGGACGGTGACTCCTGCATCAAGCAGATGCTCAAGCCAGCGCAGAGAAGTAGCTCCTCTACGGTTGCGCAACATCTCAGCGCGCAACAGCGGGTCAGTCGTGTGGATCGATACATAGAGTGGACTTAACCGTTCGGTGATAACACGTTCAAAGTCGGCTTCAGTAAAGCGAGTCAACGTCGTGAAGTTGCCGTAGAGGAACGATAGACGATAATCATCATCCTTCACGTACAACGTACGTCGCAACCCCTTCGGAAGCTGATAGATGAAACAGAACTCGCAGTGGTTATCGCAGGTGCGCACCTTATCAAAGAGTGCGTCTGAAATCTCCATCCCAACCAACGTCCCAGCCGGCTTATCGACTGGAACTTCAATCTCTAGGCCAGCCCGTTGAATGGTGACTAATGGATCCGGTCCATCGACCAACTGCTGGTAATCGATGATATCTCGCGGAGGAACGCCATTAACCGCCACCAACGCATCGCCTGCCACGATTCCCGCGCGCTCTGCTGGGGAACCTGAAGATACACGAAGGATGGAGGGGTAAGGCATACAGCACCAGCCTAAAGGGTCCACACCAGCTTTAAAGGCAATCCTAGAGGTTTCGATCCCGTCTAGACTGAGAATCTGTGACAGTCGACAAAGTCATCTTGGCATCTCCTCGCGGCTTCTGCGCCGGCGTCGAAAAGGCGATTAACGCGCTCGCCTGGATGGTGCGGATTTTCCCACCCCCGGTCTATTGCTACCATGAGATCGTCCATAACCAATTGGTGGTCGAGGCGTTCTCGCGTGTTGGCGTCATCTTCGTTCCTGACATCTCCCAGGTACCGGAGGGATCTCCCATTATGCTGAGCGCCCATGGCTCGGCTCCCGAGGTCGTCGAGGCGGCACGAGGCCAAGGAGGAACTGTAATCGATGCCGTCTGCCCCCTCGTCACCAAGGTTCACCATGAGATTCGCACCAGAGCCAGCAAGGGATACCGAATTGTATACATCGGCCATCGCGGTCACGAGGAGGCCATTGGTGCCACCGCAGAGGCCCCTAATTCGGTAGATTTTGTCGAGACCATTGCTGACGTGGAGGCGCTTGTCAAGGACGAACGCCCGATCGCTCTCCTAGCCCAGACGACACTTGCGGTGCCGGAGTGGCAGGAACTCGCAGACAGAACCAAGGATCGTCTGGGTCCTGTATGGATGCCCGGACGCTCAGATCTGTGCTATGCCACCACAAACAGACAGGCAGCCATCGCGGAGATCGCACCGCGAGTAGATACCCTTGTCGTGATTGGATCCGCAAACTCCTCGAACACACGCGCGCTAGAGCGCGTCGCCAAGGCCAAAGGGGTATCCAGGGTGCTTCGAATCAACTCCGAGGCCGAACTACCCAATGACATCTCCGGCAACGTAGGCATCACCGCCGGTGCGTCGGCAGCCGAGGACGTAGTCGCCCGCGTGGTTGAGCGACTCCAAGCTCGTGACGAGCCAGAGATCGTGAGCGCTATAGCTGAAGATGAATTCTTTCCAGCCCCACCTGAGTTGCGAGAGCTCTTGGCCGGTCTCTCCGCCGCTGCGGCGCTACTCTTGGGCAAAGAAGCTTCAGCAGAGGTGGGGCTTCACGACTTAGCGCGCGACGCCCTCGCCGATCTCGCCACCGAACCCGACTGGCATCCAGACCCCTCAGTCGACTAAATAGCATCCATCTAGGTGCTGTTAGCGGGTAACGGCTAGATCAACCCCTACAGGGCAAAACTTAGAAACGAAGCGGCATGGCCATAGTTCAACATGGAGCAGAAGATACGCCACAGCATTGGTGTTAAAGTGTCGAACGCATACGAAGGCGCTCGGCGTCAGCCTGTGCGCGTAGTCGATTGAGTTCATCGGTCAATTGGCTAGTGAGCCGAGTGATCTCGGAACGACGCATACGTCCCCCGGAGATATCGCCAGTACGGACCGAGAGTGGGAACAGTGGTGGGCCTACCTCTATTGCTATCAGCGATGGGTATATGAAGCTAGAGCCGACCGGCATCGCCATCTCTGATCCTGCTATCCCGACCGGGACGATAGGTACTCCAGCCTTGAGAGCCAGATAAGAGGCACCCTCTTCGAGCTTCTCCACAATCATTCCTCTTCTCCGCGTTCCCTCTGGGAAGATTACAAGACTCGAACCCGCCAGTAGTGCCGCCTGTGCAATCTCGACGGCATCACGATCAGTTCCATCGCGGTCGACCGGAAAGCCTCCAAGTAGACGAACAAGCTTGGCAAAAACAGGATTTGCGAACACTCCGGCCTTAGCCATATAGGTCATTGGATCGCGGGTGATCGAACCCACAAGAAGGGTGTCGATATTAGACCTGTGCGTCGGTGCCAAAATGTAGGGCGGCCTCGGTATCGGCTCTTGGTAGTGCACGGTTGTCAGCCAGTAGCGCCGATTCCAACCCTCCACTATACGCTGCGCACCTTGGTAGAAACGGCGCTCGAAAGTGGTTGGTGCAACATAGCGTGACCGATCCATCAGCAACTCTTGGCTCGCAATTTGACGAGATCACCCATTCTGGCGATTAAGACATCAAGAGACTCATCAGAGTTATCCACGACAAAGGCGTCTTCGGCAACCTTCAAGGGAGCATGATAACGGGTCGTGTCCTTTAAATCTCGATCCAAAAGCTGCAGCCCCTCCTCAGGTCTGCGCTCTAGACGCACCTTTAGACGAGCTACCAAATAGAACTTGCAGACTGCATCTGGCCAAACTACCGAACCAATATCGCGTCCTTCTACTACGCATGATCCCAACTTCGCTATCTCGGCCCGCTCCAACTCGAGAATCCGTCGGCGGACGGTTGGATTCGCCGATACCTGGGCCAGGACCTCCTGGACACGCTTAGAGCGAAGCTCTTCATCCAAAGCTCGACCGTCGAGCAGCCCGACTTGGCCCTCAACGGCGACTTCGTGATGGTCAAACCAGTCATTGATATCGGCAGTATCATCGTCTTGGTCTGGGAGCACAACTGAACTCAACCCCCATGCCACCGTGCGGAAATACAGTCCAGTGGAAAGCATCGGCAGTAACAGCATTGCGGCGAGCCGATATGCAACGGTGGACTTTCCTGACCCACCGGGCCCATCGATCGCCACAACCAAACTCATGGTTACGACACCGATTCCTGAATTTCCTGAATGTGTCGCGTGAAGCCCACTTCCAACCTTTCGTATACCAGCTGCTAGAATAGCAGGTGATACGGCAGCTATGGACCCCATCTCTAGAGTCCTAGTTTGGCGTCTCAGCGGAATCAGACAGATCCCAGAAAGGCGGTCCGGTGGCAGACTCTCGATACGTAAAGGATAGAGGGCTAAGTGCTCGTATGGCCTTCACAATCTTCCTTCTTGGCCTGGTCTATGTTCTGTTTTTTGGCGTGTTAATCGCAGTCGGCGTGGGAGCACTCACCGTGGTGGTGATTGCGGTAGTCCTCTTAGTGGCACAGTTCTACTTTTCTGACCGTATTGCACTCTTTGGAATGCATGGCCACGAGGTGACTCAGGAGCAGGCGCCCGAGTTGTACCAAATCATCGCAAGGCTCACCACTCTCGCCGATATGCCAATGCCAAAGATCGCCATCTCTGAACTCGACATCCCAAACGCCTTTGCCACAGGACGAAGCCCTAAGAACGCGGTTGTCTGTGTAACTCGCGGCCTGTTGCGTCGGCTTCCCCCACAAGAACTCGAGGCGGTGCTAGCACACGAACTCAGTCACGTCGCCCACAGAGATGTGGCGGTAATGACTATTGCATCCTTCCTTGGTGTGCTTGCCGGACTGCTAACGCGTTTGATGTTCTACTCCGAGATCTTTGGTGGCATGATGGGCGGTGGTTACGGCGGTGGACGTGGCCGTGGTGGGGGCCGCGGCAATGGTGGCGGTAACATAATTGCCATAGAGATGCTGATCATGCTGATATCCGCCGTCGTGTACGCGATCAGCTTCTTGTTGATTCGAGCTCTCTCGCGTTATCGCGAGTTGGCGGCCGATAGGGCTGGTGCAATCCTCATCGGACGGCCAGCTGCCCTCAAGTCAGCCCTGCTGCGCATCTCCGGCACGATGGGGCAGATCCCCACTCGCGATCTTCGTACTGCTCAGGCATTCAACGCCTTCTTCTTTACGCCAGCGATCAATCCTCGCAATCCATCTCTCGCCTCTGGGTTATTCGCCACCCATCCCAGCCTCGAGAAGCGAATTGCGCAACTCGATGAGCTCGATCGCGAGCTAGGAAAGGCAGAATGATATGGGATTCTTCGACACCCTCTTGGGCAAGTCAAAACAAGTAAACGCGAATCTTGACGCCATCTTTGCACTGTCGAGCGCCGCGATTACCCTGCAAGTCTCTGCGAACCTGATTCCAACAAATCAGGCGGCCGTTGTCTTCAAACCCGCATCAGGTGCCGCCTTTGCTAACACCGAGACTGAGTTCCAGGATGTCCTCAAGGAGATGAACGACGTAACTGTATCGCTCTCCACCGACTCATTCGGTTACCGCTGGGTCGTTCTCAATGGCCAAGATCTAGAGACGGTCGTAACCGCCTCACACTCAGTGAACCGGAGCCTTGAAGATCATGGGTTTTCGCCACAGCTTCTGTGCTCGCTCTACCCATTCAAAGATACAGGTGGCCAGGGAATGGTCTATTGGGTGTATCTATATAAGCGAGGAACCTTCTATCCGTTTGTTCCCGTCGGTCATGAACGCCGCGACAACGAGAGGGAACTCTCGCTCAAAGCTGTGGTCGGCACCGACCTTCCGCTAGAGACTGAGATGCAGCGATGGTTTCCCCTATGGGATATACCGATCAGCTCCTCCCACTGACCACGCTAGCCGCCGCTATATGCTGAAAACTCTGTGTCCTTGCCTGTGCCGGCAACAACAGATCAAAGACCGCG is part of the Ferrimicrobium acidiphilum DSM 19497 genome and encodes:
- a CDS encoding lysophospholipid acyltransferase family protein produces the protein MDRSRYVAPTTFERRFYQGAQRIVEGWNRRYWLTTVHYQEPIPRPPYILAPTHRSNIDTLLVGSITRDPMTYMAKAGVFANPVFAKLVRLLGGFPVDRDGTDRDAVEIAQAALLAGSSLVIFPEGTRRRGMIVEKLEEGASYLALKAGVPIVPVGIAGSEMAMPVGSSFIYPSLIAIEVGPPLFPLSVRTGDISGGRMRRSEITRLTSQLTDELNRLRAQADAERLRMRSTL
- the pspAB gene encoding PspA-associated protein PspAB, coding for MGFFDTLLGKSKQVNANLDAIFALSSAAITLQVSANLIPTNQAAVVFKPASGAAFANTETEFQDVLKEMNDVTVSLSTDSFGYRWVVLNGQDLETVVTASHSVNRSLEDHGFSPQLLCSLYPFKDTGGQGMVYWVYLYKRGTFYPFVPVGHERRDNERELSLKAVVGTDLPLETEMQRWFPLWDIPISSSH
- the htpX gene encoding zinc metalloprotease HtpX → MADSRYVKDRGLSARMAFTIFLLGLVYVLFFGVLIAVGVGALTVVVIAVVLLVAQFYFSDRIALFGMHGHEVTQEQAPELYQIIARLTTLADMPMPKIAISELDIPNAFATGRSPKNAVVCVTRGLLRRLPPQELEAVLAHELSHVAHRDVAVMTIASFLGVLAGLLTRLMFYSEIFGGMMGGGYGGGRGRGGGRGNGGGNIIAIEMLIMLISAVVYAISFLLIRALSRYRELAADRAGAILIGRPAALKSALLRISGTMGQIPTRDLRTAQAFNAFFFTPAINPRNPSLASGLFATHPSLEKRIAQLDELDRELGKAE
- a CDS encoding (d)CMP kinase, with protein sequence MGSIAAVSPAILAAGIRKVGSGLHATHSGNSGIGVVTMSLVVAIDGPGGSGKSTVAYRLAAMLLLPMLSTGLYFRTVAWGLSSVVLPDQDDDTADINDWFDHHEVAVEGQVGLLDGRALDEELRSKRVQEVLAQVSANPTVRRRILELERAEIAKLGSCVVEGRDIGSVVWPDAVCKFYLVARLKVRLERRPEEGLQLLDRDLKDTTRYHAPLKVAEDAFVVDNSDESLDVLIARMGDLVKLRAKSC